The window TGACCGAGGTGCAGTTCCTCTTCCCCGAGGCCACGGAGCGCTGGACCTACTTCTACGGCGAGCCCCGGGTGGTGGAGCTGGACGGGCGTCCCCTCCGCCTCGAGGCCCCCCAGGGGGAGAACCTCTGGGCCTTCCCCGGGGCGCTTTGGGTGGAGGGAAGCCCGGTGTTGCGGGCCACCTACCCCTCGAGGCCCCCGGTGGCCGAGGCGGTCCGCGGGGTCTCGGGGAGCCTCCTCCAGGTGCGCGCCCAAGCCCCCCTCCTCGCCACCTGGCTTTACGACGGGGTGGGCTGGGTGCGGCTCACGGGAAGCCTGAGGGAGGGGGAGGAGCGGACCCTGGTGCAGCCGGCGAACTACCAGACCCCGAGGCTTTTCCCCCTCACGGAGGAGGAGTCCGCCGTGGTCCTGCGCGAGGTCCTGGCCCGGAGGGGGGGGAAGCCCGTGGTGGTCTTTGAGCTCCGGGAACCCCCCCTGCCCCCTCTCCGCCTAAGCCCCGCCCCCGACGCCTACCGCATCGCCCGCCTCCAGGTCCAGTACGGGCTTAGGCTGGAGCCGGTCATGCCCCCGGCCCCCATCTTCCGCGTCCTCGGCCAAGGCACCCAGGCGGCCTACCAGGAGGAGGCCCCCCTCGCCCTCCTCGCCAACGACCCCACGAGCTTCAACCGCCTCTGGGCCCTGGCGGTGGGCAACCAGCTCCCCCGCCCCGCCGCCCCCGCGGTGGACTTCCGCAACCGGAGCGTGGCCGCCTTCTTCTGGGGCCTGAAGCCCACGGGGGGGTACGGCCTCAAGGTCGTGGGGGTCACCTACGCCGGGGAGAGGGCCCGGGTGGTCCTGAGCCTCGGCGCGCCCAAGCCCGGGGCCATCACCACCCAGGCCCTCACCAGCCCCTACGTGGTTTTGGAGCTCCAGAAGGT of the Thermus thermophilus HB8 genome contains:
- a CDS encoding protease complex subunit PrcB family protein, encoding MRKGLLAALLLLSACQVLEGSGYRVTEVQFLFPEATERWTYFYGEPRVVELDGRPLRLEAPQGENLWAFPGALWVEGSPVLRATYPSRPPVAEAVRGVSGSLLQVRAQAPLLATWLYDGVGWVRLTGSLREGEERTLVQPANYQTPRLFPLTEEESAVVLREVLARRGGKPVVVFELREPPLPPLRLSPAPDAYRIARLQVQYGLRLEPVMPPAPIFRVLGQGTQAAYQEEAPLALLANDPTSFNRLWALAVGNQLPRPAAPAVDFRNRSVAAFFWGLKPTGGYGLKVVGVTYAGERARVVLSLGAPKPGAITTQALTSPYVVLELQKVRRVVFADTSGKVLAEARD